In the genome of Planctomyces sp. SH-PL62, the window CGCCTTCGGCGCCGTCACGCCCGAAGGGGGCGACCCGCAGGTCTTCCGGGGGGCCGTCCGGGCGACGGCCGACCCCAAGTTCGGCGACTACCAGGCCAACGGCTGCATGGCGCTGGCGAAGTCCCTCCAGAAGAACCCCCGCGAGCTGGCCGCGGCCGTTCGCGAGGCCGTCGACCTGGAGCCGACCGCCGGCAAGCCCGAGATCGCCGGGCCCGGATTTCTCAACATCCGCCTGCACGACGAATGGATCGCGGTGCAGCTCGCCGACCTGGCGAACGACCCGGCGATCGGCCTCACGCCGCCCGAGTCCCCTCGCACCGTCGTGGTCGACTTCTCCTCGCCCAACGTCGCCAAGCCGATGCACGTCGGCCACATCCGATCGACGGTGATCGGCGACGCCCTGGCGCGGATCTTCGAGGCCCTGGGCCACAAGGTGGTCCGCGACAACCACCTGGGCGACTGGGGCTCGCAGTTCGGCATGATCCTCTGGGGCTGGAAGACGGCCCGCGACGACTCGGCCTTCGCCGCCGACCCGGTGGCCGAACTGGCCCGCCTCTATCGCCTGGCCCAGTCCCGCATCAAGGCCGGGGACAAGGACGTGGAGGACGCCGCCCGCGCCGAGACCGCCAGGCTCCACGCCGGCGACCCCGAGAACCGCGAACTCTGGACGCGGTTCATGCCCCACTGCCTCAAGGCGCTCCAGACGATCTACGATCGGCTCGGCGTCCGATTCGACGTCGAACTGGGCGAGAGCTTCTACGACCCGATGCTCGCCGAGGTCGTCGCCGACCTTGAGCGGAAGGGGCTCGCCGAGGAGAGCGAAGGGGCGACCGTGGCGTTCGTCGCGGGCATGAAGGCCCCGTTCATCATCCGCAAGCGCGACGGCGCGTACAACTACGGCACGACCGACCTGGCGACGATCCGCTACCGCGCCCAGACTTGGAATCCGGAGCAGATCCTCTACGTCGTCGACCACCGCCAGGGCGACCACTTCAAACAGCTTTTCGACGTCGCACGCCGCTGGGGGTACGACCAGGTCGACCTGGAGCACGTCGCGTTCGGGACGATCCTGGGGGCCGACCGCAAGCCTTTCAAGACCCGCGACGGCGACGTGGTGGGCCTGGAGTCCCTCCTCGACGAGGCCGTCGCCGAGGCCCGCAAGATCGTCGACGCCAACAGCCCGAACCTCGACCCCGAGGAACGCGCCCGGATCGCCGAGATCGTCGGCCTGGGAGCCATCAAGTACGCCGACCTCTCGCAGAATCGGCTGAGCGACTACGTCTTCGACTGGTCGAAGATGCTCGCCATGAACGGCAACACCGCCACCTACCTCCAGTACGCCTACGCCCGCATCCAGAGCATCTTCCGGCGCGGGGAGATCCGCCCCGAGCAGATCCGCGAGCGACGGCCGCCCTTGCTGGTCAGCCACCCCGCCGAACGGGCGCTGGGGATCCTTCTGCTCCGCCTCCCCGAGACCCTGGAACTGGCCGCCCTGGAGCTGAAGCCGAACATCCTGACCGACTATCTTTTCGTCCTGGCCAGCGCCTACAGCACGTTCTTCGAGGAATGCCCCGTGCTGAAGGCCGAGTCGGCCGAGCGGCGAGACAGCCGCCTGGCCCTCAGCGACCTGACGGCTCGGACCCTCCGGTTCGGCCTGGGCCTGCTCGGCATCGACGTCGTCGACCAGATGTGAACCCCGCCCTGCCCCCCCGCGAGACGGAGTCCCGCCCATGCGCCCGATCGGCCGACCGACGCTTGGAACCCTCGTCGTCCTGATGACGACGACCCTCGGCATCCCCGCCCACGGCGACGACGGCGAGGCGGCCCCGCATCGCTCGCCGGTCGCGCTCGCCCTCTCCGCGGACGGGACGCGGCTCCTGACCGCGAACCAGACGGCGGGGACCGTCAGCCTGATCGACACGGCCTCGCGGACGGTGCTCGACGAGACGGTCGTCGGCGACAAGCCGGCGGGGGTGGCCTTCGCCCCCGACGGCCGCCGGGCGATCGTCGCCAACTGGTACGGCTATGACCTCGCCGTGCTGGAGATCGACGGCGACAAGCTCCGCGTCGCCAGCCGGATCGAGGTGGGCCCCGAACCCCGAGGTACGGCGATCGCCGCCGACGGCAAGACCGCCTACGTCGCCGTCGGCGTCGCCGACGAGGTCGCCCGCGTCGACCTGGACGCCCTCCAGGTCACCGGCCGGGTCGGCGTCGGTCGGGAGCCGCGCGGCCTGGCCCTCTCGCCCGACGGCAAGACCCTCGTGGTCGGCAACGCGCGGTCTCAGAACGTGTCGGTGATCGACGTCGACGGCTTCCAGGTGGCGAAGACCGTCGCCATCGAGGGGGAGAACCTGAGACAGCTCTCGATCGCGGCCGACGGCCGGTACGCCTACCTCGCCAACATGAAAGACCGCCAGTTCGCCACGACTCGCAACAACATCGACCAGGGCTGGGTCGTCGGCCAGCGACTGACCCGCATCGACCTGAAAGAGCCCGAGCCCTACGCGACGATCTCGCTCGACGTGCGGGGCAAGGCCGCCGCCGACGCGCACGGCGTCGCCATCAGCCCGGACGGCGCCTTGCTGGTCGTCGGCCTCGGCGGGACGCATGAAATCATGATCTTCCGGGCCGCGCCGAAACGCCTCCCCTGGCGCATCGACGGCTCCCGCGACCTGATCCAGGCCGAATTGCAGAACGACGAGGGGGGCCGCTTTCGGCGCGTCGCCCTCGGCGGACGGCCGACCGAGCTGGCGTTCGCACCCGACGCGAGGACCCTCTACGTCGCAAACTACCTGGACGACTCCGTCCAGGTCGTCGACGCCGAAACCGCGACCCTGGTCGCGACGATCCCCCTGGGGTCCCCCTCGACCCTCTCGCTGGCCCGTCGCGGCGAGATCCTCTTTCACGACGCGACCCGCTCCTTCAACCAGTGGTACAGCTGCAACACCTGCCACAGCGACGGCCACACCAACGGCCTCCACTTCGACACCCTCAACGACGGCCGTCAGGATCTCCGCAACACCCACGAACGCAGCCGCAAGAAATCCCCGACCCTCCGGCGCGTGACCCACACCGCCCCCTGGACCTGGCACGGCTGGCAGACGAGCCTCGAACACGCCACGTCCGAATCGTTCACCAAGAGCATGCAGGGGACGATGCCGACCGACGAGGAAGCCCGCGCGGTCGTCGCCTATCTCGAGACCCTCGACTTCCCTCGGAACCCCTACACCCGCCCGGACGGCTCTCTCACCCCCGAGGCCGAGCGCGGGAAGGCCGTCTTCAAGTCCGCGAAGGCCGCCTGCAACACCTGCCACCGGGGGCCCGAGTTCACCGACGGCAAGATCCACGTCGTCGGCCTTGAAGAGCCCGATGACGCCTACGAGGGCTACAACCCGCCCTCGCTGCGAGGGGCTTACGACAAGTATCCCTACCTGCACGACGCCCGCTCGCCGACCCTTCACGACGCCCTCACCGGCCCCCACAGTCCCGAGATGGTCGGCGGCGAGAGCCTGAGCGAGCAGGAACTCTCCGACCTGATCGCCTTCGTCAAGAGCCTCTGACGCGGTCGGTGCGCCGTTGCCTTCCGGTCGGCGGCGCATCAGAATAAGCCCTCCTCTCACGCGGACGACGGATCCGACAGGCCGCAGAACCCGGGGTGGGCCCCTTGAACCTGACCACGACGCTCCGGGGCGAGCGCTTCGCGTTCGGCGACCTCGCCGAAGTGCTCGCGAAGGCCAACGAGGAGAAGTCCGGCGACCAGCTCGCCGGCCTGGCCGCGCGCACCGAGCGCGAGCGCGTCGCCGCCAAGATCGTCCTCGCCGAGATCACCCTCGGCGAGGTCGTCGACAACCCCGTCATCGACCCGGACGAGGACGAGGTCAGCCGGCTGATCCTCGACCAGCTCGACGCCGAGGCGTTCGCCCCCTTTCGCGGCCTGACGCTGGGGGCCTTCCGCGAATGGGTCCTCGACGACGCCACGACGGGCGCGACGCTCGCGGACGCCCGAGGAGCGATCACGCCCGAGATCGCCGCGGGCGTCGCCAGGCTGATGAGCAACAAGGACCTGGCCGTCGCCGCCGCCAAGATCCGCAACGTCACCCGATGCCGGAACACCCTGGGCGAGCGCGGCGTGCTGGGAATCCGCGTCCAGCCCAATCACCCGAGCGACGACCTCGCGGGCATCCTCCTCTCCGCCGTCGACGGGCTGACCTACGGTTGCGGCGACGCCGTGATCGGCGTCAACCCCGCGACCGAGTCGGTCGACGTCGTCGAAGTGATCCTTCGCGGGCTCGACCGGCTCATCGACGCCTTCGCCATCCCCACCCAGGCCTGCTGCCTGGCGCACATCACCACGCAGCTCGCTTGCCTCGACCGCGGCGCGCCCGTCGACCTCCTCTTCCAGTCGGCCGCCGGCACCGAGGCCGCCAACCGGAGCTTCGGCATCGACCTGGCCCTCTTGCGGGAGGGCCGAGAACGAGTCCTGGAGAGCCACGCCCGCCGCGACGTCCGCTGGGCCGGCTCGCAGGTCATGTACTTCGAGACCGGACAGGGAAGCGCGCTGTCGGCCGGGGCGCACCACGGCGTCGATCAGCTCACGCTGGAGGCCCGCGCGCAAGGGGTCGCCCGCGCCTTCGACCCATTCCTGGTCAACAGCGTCGTCGGCTTCATCGGCCCCGAGTATCTCTTCGACGAACGCCAGATCGTCCGGGCCGGGCTGGAAGACCATTTCGTCGGCAAGCTGCTGGGATTGCCGATGGGGGTCGACGTCTGCTACACGAACCACGCGGAGGCCGACCAGAACTCGGCCGACAACCTGATGCTCCTGCTGGCCGCAGCCGGCTGCAACTTCTTCATGGGCGTCCCCTGCTCCGACGACGTGATGCTCAACTACCAATCTACCAGCTACCATGACTCCCTGGCGGTCCGAGACCTGTTCGGGCTCCGACCCGCTCCCGAGTTCGACGCCTGGCTGGCCGGGCGCGGGCTCGGCCGAGGCACGTCGGCGATCGACCAAGAGCAGGCGAGGAGTCGCGCCATGCGAGGGCTCGAAACGGTGATCTCGGAGACCAGGGGCTTCCATCCATGAACGAGCCGGGAGCGGACCTGACGGCGGAGGACGACGACGCCCGACGCCTGCGCGGGCTCGGATATAAGCAAGAGCTGGCGCGTCGCCTGAACGGGTTCTCGAACTTCGCCATCTCGTTCTCGATCATCTGCATCCTGGCCGGGGGCGTCAGCTCCTTCCACCTGGGCCTTTGCAGCGTCGGCGGCGCGTCGATCGGGCTGGGCTGGCCGCTGGTCGCCCTCTTCTCCCTGGCGGTCGCCGCGACGATGGGCCAGCTCGCCTCCGCGTTCCCCACGGCCGGCGGCCTTTACCACTGGGCGGCGATCCTGGGCGGTCGCGGCTGGGGGTGGGCGACCGCCTGGTTCAACCTCGCGGGACTGGTCACGGTCCTCGCCGCGATCAACGTCGGCACCTATCGCACGGCCGCGACCGCGATGGGATACGGCGGCGGGATGGAGACGTGGCGGGAGCACCTGGCGCAGGTCTTCGTCGTGGTCGCGATCACGGCGTCCCAGGCGGCGATCAACCACCTGGGGATCAGCGTCACGGCCCGGCTCACCGACTTCAGCGGCTACTGGATCCTGGCCGTCTCCGCGCTCCTCGCCGGCGCCCTGCTCGGGTTCGCGCCGACGTTGGACTTCGGCCGTTTGGTCGCGTTCGAGAATTTCGGAGGCGCGGCGGGAGGCGGGGTCTGGCCCGAGACCGGCAGCCTCGCGATGCTGTTCGCGCTGGGGGCGCTCCTGCCCGCGTACACGATCACCGGATTCGACGCCTCGGCCCACGCGTCGGAGGAAACCCTGGACGCGAGCGAGTCGGTGCCGAGGGGGATCGTGCGATCGGTCCTGATCTCGGGGATCGCGGGCTGGGTCCTGCTGTCGGCCGTCGTGCTGGCCGCGCCGAGCGTCTCCGAGGCCGCCGCGAAAGGCGAGGGCGCGTTCCCCTGGATCCTCCACAGCGCGTTTCCGACGTGGCTGGCGTCGGCGTTCGCGGCGGCCATCGTGGTCGCGCAGTACCTCTGCGGACTGGCGACGGTCACATCGACCTCGCGGATGGCCTTCGCCTTCGCCCGCGACGGCGGCCTGCCGTTCTCGGCGGCGATGCGCCGCGTCAGCCCCAGGCGGCGCTCGCCGGCCGTCGCGATCTGGGCGACGTCCGCCGCCGCCGTCCTGTTCACGGTCTACACGCCCGTCTACTCCACCATCACGGCGGTCTGCACCATCCTCCTCTATCTCTCCTACGTCCTGCCGAGCATCCTGGGCGCGCGGGCCTACGGCAAGACCTGGACGATCATGGGCCCCTGGAACCTGGGACGCGGCTTCCGCCCGCTGGCCTGGCTAAGCGCCCTCGGCTGCGCGGGCCTGATCGCGATCGGCATGCAGCCGCCGAACGAGCAGTCGGCGTGGGTGGTCGGAACCATGGTGATCGCCCTGGCGGTCGTATGGTTCGCCGGCGAGCGCAAGCGGTTCCCCGGCCCCCCCGTGCTCCGCGAGATCCACCGGCACGCGATCCACCTTCAAGAGGCCCCGCGATGAGCGACCTCCTCCCCGATCGCCCGGAACCGGATTCCGACGACCTGCTCGCCCGCGTCCGCCTTCGAACTCCCGCGCGAGTCTTGACCGGACGCGCCGGCGGCTCATA includes:
- the argS gene encoding arginine--tRNA ligase, coding for MNVLNRLRAAFGAVTPEGGDPQVFRGAVRATADPKFGDYQANGCMALAKSLQKNPRELAAAVREAVDLEPTAGKPEIAGPGFLNIRLHDEWIAVQLADLANDPAIGLTPPESPRTVVVDFSSPNVAKPMHVGHIRSTVIGDALARIFEALGHKVVRDNHLGDWGSQFGMILWGWKTARDDSAFAADPVAELARLYRLAQSRIKAGDKDVEDAARAETARLHAGDPENRELWTRFMPHCLKALQTIYDRLGVRFDVELGESFYDPMLAEVVADLERKGLAEESEGATVAFVAGMKAPFIIRKRDGAYNYGTTDLATIRYRAQTWNPEQILYVVDHRQGDHFKQLFDVARRWGYDQVDLEHVAFGTILGADRKPFKTRDGDVVGLESLLDEAVAEARKIVDANSPNLDPEERARIAEIVGLGAIKYADLSQNRLSDYVFDWSKMLAMNGNTATYLQYAYARIQSIFRRGEIRPEQIRERRPPLLVSHPAERALGILLLRLPETLELAALELKPNILTDYLFVLASAYSTFFEECPVLKAESAERRDSRLALSDLTARTLRFGLGLLGIDVVDQM
- a CDS encoding ethanolamine ammonia-lyase subunit EutB, which encodes MNLTTTLRGERFAFGDLAEVLAKANEEKSGDQLAGLAARTERERVAAKIVLAEITLGEVVDNPVIDPDEDEVSRLILDQLDAEAFAPFRGLTLGAFREWVLDDATTGATLADARGAITPEIAAGVARLMSNKDLAVAAAKIRNVTRCRNTLGERGVLGIRVQPNHPSDDLAGILLSAVDGLTYGCGDAVIGVNPATESVDVVEVILRGLDRLIDAFAIPTQACCLAHITTQLACLDRGAPVDLLFQSAAGTEAANRSFGIDLALLREGRERVLESHARRDVRWAGSQVMYFETGQGSALSAGAHHGVDQLTLEARAQGVARAFDPFLVNSVVGFIGPEYLFDERQIVRAGLEDHFVGKLLGLPMGVDVCYTNHAEADQNSADNLMLLLAAAGCNFFMGVPCSDDVMLNYQSTSYHDSLAVRDLFGLRPAPEFDAWLAGRGLGRGTSAIDQEQARSRAMRGLETVISETRGFHP
- a CDS encoding beta-propeller fold lactonase family protein; the encoded protein is MRPIGRPTLGTLVVLMTTTLGIPAHGDDGEAAPHRSPVALALSADGTRLLTANQTAGTVSLIDTASRTVLDETVVGDKPAGVAFAPDGRRAIVANWYGYDLAVLEIDGDKLRVASRIEVGPEPRGTAIAADGKTAYVAVGVADEVARVDLDALQVTGRVGVGREPRGLALSPDGKTLVVGNARSQNVSVIDVDGFQVAKTVAIEGENLRQLSIAADGRYAYLANMKDRQFATTRNNIDQGWVVGQRLTRIDLKEPEPYATISLDVRGKAAADAHGVAISPDGALLVVGLGGTHEIMIFRAAPKRLPWRIDGSRDLIQAELQNDEGGRFRRVALGGRPTELAFAPDARTLYVANYLDDSVQVVDAETATLVATIPLGSPSTLSLARRGEILFHDATRSFNQWYSCNTCHSDGHTNGLHFDTLNDGRQDLRNTHERSRKKSPTLRRVTHTAPWTWHGWQTSLEHATSESFTKSMQGTMPTDEEARAVVAYLETLDFPRNPYTRPDGSLTPEAERGKAVFKSAKAACNTCHRGPEFTDGKIHVVGLEEPDDAYEGYNPPSLRGAYDKYPYLHDARSPTLHDALTGPHSPEMVGGESLSEQELSDLIAFVKSL
- a CDS encoding amino acid permease, which codes for MNEPGADLTAEDDDARRLRGLGYKQELARRLNGFSNFAISFSIICILAGGVSSFHLGLCSVGGASIGLGWPLVALFSLAVAATMGQLASAFPTAGGLYHWAAILGGRGWGWATAWFNLAGLVTVLAAINVGTYRTAATAMGYGGGMETWREHLAQVFVVVAITASQAAINHLGISVTARLTDFSGYWILAVSALLAGALLGFAPTLDFGRLVAFENFGGAAGGGVWPETGSLAMLFALGALLPAYTITGFDASAHASEETLDASESVPRGIVRSVLISGIAGWVLLSAVVLAAPSVSEAAAKGEGAFPWILHSAFPTWLASAFAAAIVVAQYLCGLATVTSTSRMAFAFARDGGLPFSAAMRRVSPRRRSPAVAIWATSAAAVLFTVYTPVYSTITAVCTILLYLSYVLPSILGARAYGKTWTIMGPWNLGRGFRPLAWLSALGCAGLIAIGMQPPNEQSAWVVGTMVIALAVVWFAGERKRFPGPPVLREIHRHAIHLQEAPR